The following coding sequences lie in one Panicum virgatum strain AP13 chromosome 6N, P.virgatum_v5, whole genome shotgun sequence genomic window:
- the LOC120678815 gene encoding dormancy-associated protein homolog 4-like gives MGLLDQLWDETVAGPRPDSGLGRLRKYASFSHSSSSSSPAPAMTRSFTIGGPPSLSVDHQSPRGESPYSSSVPSSPASAPDSPFAAATPKADGWSRLGRKPKASVGPEPAVGPRSPTVYDWVVINLE, from the exons ATGGGTCTCCTCGACCAGCTCTGGGACGAGACGGTGGCCGGCCCGCGCCCGGACTCCGGCCTCGGCAGGCTCCGCAAGTACGCCTCCTTCTCccactcgtcgtcgtcgtcctcgccggcgcccgcaATGACGCGCAGCTTCACCATCGGCGGCCCGCCATCGCTGTCCGTCGACCACCAGTCGCCGCGCGGCGAGTCGCCCTACAGCTCCTCCGTCCCGTCCTCCCCGGCCAGCGCGCCGGACTCCCCGTTCGCCGCAG CTACGCCCAAGGCTGATGGCTGGAGCAGGCTTGGCCGGAAACCCAAGGCCTCCGTCGGGCCGGAGCCGGCCGTCGGGCCGAGGAGCCCCACCGTGTACGACTG GGTGGTGATCAACTTGGAATAA